Part of the Pseudarthrobacter sp. NBSH8 genome is shown below.
CACCGACCCTGCCGCTGGCCGCGACGTCCCCTGCCCTGTGCGGGACCTTGACGGCCGGGCAGATGAAGATGCCCGCCGGCGGCGCTGACACCGGTGTCAGCCAGGAGACAGGGAACGACGCCGGAGCCCTCGCCCTGGGCGGTGGCCTGGTCCTGGTCGCTCTCGCCGGCGGAGCCTACGCAGTGCGCCGCCGCAACGCCAACGCAGCAGCCTAAGCCCAGGCTGAGCGGATCAATACTGTGAGAACCACGGACCACGGCCGCCGCGGGGGCTTCCTGGCCCCCGCGGCGGCCGGGGTTCTGCTCCTGCTGGCCCTGGCCGGCTGCGCCGCCGGAACATCGGGAACTCCCGACGCCGGCGCCATGCCTTCGGCCTCTGCCTCGTCTTCGGTGCCGGCCAGCCCGCCGTCGGCCCCGTCCCCACCCACCGCGCCTCCAGCGGCTGCCCCGGCGGCGGCCGCCCAACAGCTTCCGGTGTTGGGTGCGTCAGCTCCGGTCACCCTGAGCATTGCCTCGATCGGGGTCCGGACCGACCTGCTCCACCTGGGCCTGCGGGAGAACGGCTCCCTGGAAGTCCCGCAGGACACCGGCAGCGGCGCACCAGCGAGCTGGTACAACGGCTCACCAACCCCCGGGGAACGCGGGCCCTCCGTGATGCTGGGCCACGTCAACGCGCTCGGCAGCAACCAGGGTGTTTTCGCGGACCTCCGCAAACTCACACCCGGTACCGAGATCAACGTCTCCCGAACCGACGGCAGCACAGCCGTGTTCACCGTTGACCGCGGAGCCCTCTACAGCAAAAACGGGTTCCCCACCCTCGAGGTCTACGGCAACACCCCAGGCGCCGAACTCCGCCTGATCACCTGCGACGGCTACGACCCCGCCACCGGGCTCTTCGACGACAACTACGTCATCTACGCCAAACTCAAAGCCTGAAATAGACCTCTCCTACGGAGCGGAAAACAATCAAGGATGGACAAAAAATGAAACACCGAGCCCACGCGCTGGCAGCCTTGGCCATCGCATCCGTGCTGCTCTCCGGCTGCGCTGCTGCGGCGGGATCGGTGGACGCGGTGTCCGCCCCGCCGTCGGACGTTTCAGCGCCGGCCTCACCGGGAACTACGCCGAGCGTTGGACATTCCGGCAGCGCCAACGGACACCATGGCGGCGCAACGGCAACGTCCGGCGCAAGCCCGGCCGGACCCAGCGACGCCGCCCTGATGGTGTGCGGGGATCAGCCGATGGCCAGGCTCACCTCCATCCTTGACCTGAAGGAGGACCCGCACACCGTCAACCACTGGGCGGACAGCACCTTCACCTGCACCTACCACCTGCAGGAAGGTGGGCTGGACATTTCCGTGCAGGAAGCTACAGACCCAGCGTCCGCACGCAAATACTTCGACGCCATGCAGGCCCTCGCAAAGGACGCCACCCCCATCAAAGGCCTGGCCAACCTGGGATTCCCCGCTTATGAAACCGCAGACGGCTCGGCCGTGTTCCAGAAAGACAACTTCGTCCTGCACGTCGATGCCTCGGACCTGCCGGATACCTTGGGCCCGGAAAGCATCAGCCGAAACGCCTTGGCCTACCAGCTCTCCACCACCATCCTCGCCTGCTGGGTCGAGCACCCATGACATAACGCATTTCTTGTTGCTGTCGCTATCGTTCGTCGTGGCGGAAACAGCCATGTGGCCGCGTTTCCAAGCCATGAAGGTCCCACCACCTCAGCCCGTGGAACGCCGTTGTCTCACGACTGTGGCAACCACAATAAGTGCGACGGCGGCGCCCAGTCCCAGCCGGGCCACCAGCTGGCCGTATGGTTCGGCGCCCGTAAAATACATCATTGCCAGCACGGGGGCGATGGCGGTGAACTCGTAGCGCCGGCTGAGGACCACGAACGGCAGGAGCAGCAAGGCGTACCAGGGGTAGCTGGGCGAGACGAGCAGCAGCGTCCCGCCGACCATGAAAACCTGCCCGTCCCACGGCCGGGCGGCGTTGGTGGTCCGCCAGACATACACGGCCAAACCCAGCAGCAGCACCAGGGCCGCCGGCATCGCCCAGCTGGCCGGGAGCACCAGCTTCAACAGTGTGAAGCGCGGGCTGTCCTGCCCGTCGTACCCCTCCGATTTGAGGTAGGTGGGCAGATAGCCCAGTACCGTCCAGCCGCTGGCGAGGACATACGGAACGTACGCCGCGGCGAAAGTGGCAGCTGCCGCAGCGACGAAGCGGACCGGCTGGCGGTAGAGCAGTGCCGGGGCGCTGATGGCGGGAATAAGCTTGGTGGCCACCGCCGCCCCGAAGGCCATCCCGGAACCCAGCGTGCGCTGGCCCACCAGCAGCAGCGCAGCGGCCAGCGCCAACGCCGCGCAGAGGGTGTCCACGTGGGCGCCGTTGATGGCTTCGAAGGCCACCAGCGGGGACCACGCCCACCACACTGCCTGGTGTGCCGGACGGCCTGTGCGGCGCAGGAACGTCAGCAACAGCACCGTCACGGCCAGGCTCAGCAGCAGCCCGACCAGCTGAAAGGCAATGAACCCAACGTCTGCGCCGGGAATGAGCCGGACGGCGAGGAAATACAGCTCCGCCACTGCCGGATAGACAGTGGGAACGGAGGGCCGGTTGATGGCCGTGCACAGGGTGCCGCCGCCGGGAATGCTGGTGGTGGTCTCCGTACCGGACGAAAAGGGGTTGGTGTGGCAGGTTCCGTCCGGTCCGGCGTCCTGGAACAGCCATTCCGGTCGCAGCTGCCGAAGCGCCTCATCGGCCGGCACATATCGGTAGGGGCTAATTCCCTCCTTCTGGACGATGCCGTCCCAGGCGTAACGGGCGGAGTCATTGCTCGTGGCAGGCGCTGCAGAAATTGCCGCGGTGCCCAGCAGTAAGGAGCCCAGCAGCACGACGGCGGCCGCATGCCGGGCGGGCATCCGGCGCGCCATCAGGGCGGCCGGGAGAAAGAATACCCATGCCGCCAGCGCGCCAAGGGGGGACACCCACTCCGCTGACGGATCGGTGGTGACGGTCCACCAGACGGAGCCGGCCAACAATGCCACCAGAGCCAACGCCGCCATGGTGGCGCCAGCGTGCCGCGGCCCGCTTCCCGCCGAGCTGTTCCCCGCTGGCCCGGGCGCCTGGCCGGCCCGCGCGCGGCGGGGGGTTAATTCATTCACCCCTTGATCCTGCACCGCGTGCAGGCCCGCTGGCCATGGAACCAAAGGAGCGTTCGAGTTTTGTAAGGTCTGGCCCGGGACTGGGTACGGGCCTCAGTGGTCTGATGTGAGTATGGACAGATTGACCACCCTCCTCCAGCAGCGGATGGATGCGGTGAACGGACGGTTTTCCTCCCGCTTGCGGAGCAAACGCCTGACGGTGGTGCTGGGCCGCTGGCTCGGCATGGCGTTCACGGTCTGCTTCTTGACCGGACTCTTCAGCCACCTCCTGCAGGATCCGCCCGGCTGGATGTTATTCCCGACCCGTCCAGTGTGGGTGTACGCTGCCACGCAGGGCATTCACGTCACCACCGGGATTGCTTCCATCCCGCTGCTGGCAGCCAAGCTTTGGTCCGCATTTCCAGAACTCTTGCGTTGGCCGCCGCTGAAATCCGTGGTGCACGCCCTCGAGCGGGCCTCGATTGCGCTCTTCGTGTCCGCCTCCCTGGTGGAAGTCACCATCGGATTGCTCAACACCTTCCAGTGGTATCCCTGGCCGTTTTCCTTCAAGGACGTCCACTACTGGCTGGGCTGGGTGATCATTGGGTCGCTGGCCTTGCACATCGCAGTCAAGCTGCCGCTCATCCGGGCGCACTGGAGCCGCCGGTCGGAGGCTTCCGCCATCGCGGGTGAGGCTGCTGAAGCAGCGCCGGAGCGCGAAACGGTTCCGGCTGCCATGGCGCCTGCCACCAGGCCCGGGTGGAGCCGCAGGGGGTTCCTGGCGGCAATGACCGCCGGCACCGGCGTCGTCGTTCTGACGACGGCGGGCCAGTCGTTCGCGTGGCTGGCGGGCCTGAACCTCTTCGCACCGCGCCGGATGGACGCGGGGCCGCAGGGGGTACCGATCAACCGGACAGCGGCCCAGGCCGGTGTCGAGGGCGCTGCGCTGGCCCCCGACTGGGTGCTGACCGTGGCCTCGGGATCGGTGCACAAGACGTTGACGCTGTCCCAGCTGACCGCCCTGCCCCAGCACAGCTACGGACTTCCCATCGCCTGCGTGGAGGGGTGGAGCCAGGGCGCCCAATGGCGCGGTGTCCGGATCCGGGACCTGATGGCCCTGGTGGGCGCGCCAGCGGATGCCGGTCTGCAGATTTCCAGTCTGGAGCAGGGCGGCGTCTACGGGCGCTCCTTCATGCCCGCCGCGTACAGCCAGGACGAGAAGACATTGCTAGCGCTCGAACTCAACGGCGCGCCGCTGGACCTTGACCACGGTTATCCGGCACGGATCATCGCTCCCGGCCGGCCGGGGGTACTGCAGACCAAATGGGTCCACAGGGTGGAGGTGATCTGATGCGGCTGCCATTGATGGGTCCCCCGGTTACCGTGGAGCGCGGACCGTTTTGGTGGATGCGGGCAGCTCTGGGGGCCCTGGGCACGGCGGCCCTCGGCTATGCCGTCTTCGGATTCCTGGCCAATGTGCCGCTGGCCCAGTTGATCGGCGTGGCAGCCTGGCTTGCGGCAGCACTGGTGGTGCACGACGGCGTGCTGGTCCCCTTGACAACGCTGGCCGGCGGCGGACTGTCGCGGCTTACGTACGGGCTGCGCCCCGTCCAGCAGGGGATAGTGCGCGGCGCCCTGCTGGTAGGGGCGGTGGTGACCTTGCTGGCAGCCCCGCTGATTCGCGCCCAGCAGGTGCTCCAGCCAAGCGGCCCGGGAAGCGGGGCCAACCATACAGTCCTGCAGGGGGACTATGTGCAGGCCTTGGGCATCCTCTGGCTGGTTCTGGTGGTGGCCGCTGCGGGGTTCGTGGCCGCCGTCGGACTTTACACCCGACGTTCCAGCGTCAAAAAGACCCGGCCCTGAACAGTCCGGGTGGCGACGGAGACCAGCCCCGCCCGGGCCGCATGGGCGGCCAGCGCTTTCGCACCGGCGCGGGCCCAGGGAAAGGCAGCGCTGGCCCGTCCGGCCGAATCCTCCAACACGGCCAGATACGCCACATCAAGGGAATCGGAGATTTCGGCCTCTGCCAACGCCTGCCCGCACGGCGCCAGCAGTGCGGCAACACGCTCCAGCAGCACCCGTATGTTCCCGCCGATGCCGATGTTCCCATCCAGCAGCAGCGCCGACGCCCAACCGCCCTCGTGCGGCACCGGGTCGAAGATGGAGCTATGAATCGCGACTGCGCCACGGCTGGTGGCCGCCCGCACCGCGGGAGCGCTCGCGTCAACGCCCATTGCCACCAAGCCCAGTTCACCGGCAGCGGCAAGCATCCGGCCAGGGCCGCAGCCCACATCAAGAACCGGTCCGCGAAGGGTCCGCAGCAGCTCGCGTTCGCAGGCGGTGGCCGGTGCGGACCAGCCTTGCATGCTGAAGTGGACCGGCCCGATGGGTTCCGGGCGGGCGGATTCCGGGCGGAGGGTCAGGTGCCCCAGGCCGAGGGACAGGCTGCCTGCGTACGGCTCGTGTCCTCCTTGGCCAAATAAGGCGACCGGGATGCTGCCGCCAGCAGATCCGCCGCCTGCCCAGGGGCCGGTATTGGTGGAGGCTGTCTGGGTGCTCATCGCTGGGCCGCCCCGCCGGTTGCTGCGCCGGTCGGCACCGGAACGGGCACCTTTGCCGTCGGCAGCCCCAGGGCCAGGCGGTCAACCGCGCGGGCAAACGGTGTGCCGGAACAAGCGCGGGCGACGGCCAGGGCATCGGCAAAGTGGTCCACGTCCGTCAATGTGGGCAACAGCCCCACCGCCAGGCCGGCGCTGGCCAGCCGGGCCAACTGGTGCGCCCCGGTCTGCGGGGTGGACATTTCCACGCCCCGGACCAGGCTGCCGTAGGGCCGGTGCAGGCCCAGGGCCCAAAAGCCGCCGTCCGTTGCCGGTCCGATCCAGGCGTCGTGGCGGGGCGTCGGGGCGGACCAGTCCGCCACCAGCCTTGCGAGTGGTGCAAGGGAAAACTGGGGCGTGTCCATGCCCAGAATCAGCAGCGGGCCGGTGACCAACGAACAGATGACCGCCAGCCGTTCGTCCAGCCGGCCGCCACCCTGGGCAACCACGTCAAAACCCGCAGCGTCCCTGCGGTGCGGCGTCCCCTCAAACACCAGCAACCGCCTGGCCGCGGGGAAGGACCGCACCGTCTCCAGCGTCTGGCTGAGGCTGGTTTGGGCCAGGGCTGCGGCCTGCGCAGGCGTGAGCGGTGGCGTGAGGCGCGTCTTGGCTTTGCCTGGGATGCATTCTTTGGCGATGACCGCGATGGTGAGGGTCACGGCGTCGCTCCCCGGGCCTCGGGCGGGGGTCCGCCCGCAGTCGGTCTACCGGCGCCTGTCGCTGGCGTCCACCGCGATGCGGCGGCCAGCTGCGCCCTCATGTCCTTGAGTGCTGTCAGGGTTCCACGCACCGTGCCGGTCACCTTGGACTTGCCCAGGCGCGGCGCATAAGCGACCGGGATCTCGGCCACGCGCCAGCCGTCGCGGTGGGCTTTGAGGAACATCTCCAGCGGATAACCGCTGCGCCGGTCGGTGAGGTCCAGCCCGAGCAACGCAGTTCGCCGGGCAAGGCGAAGCGGGCCCAAGTCCGTGACGGGGATTCCCGTCAACCGGCGCAGCCGCCTGCTCAGGACGATGTTGGCCAGCCGGGCATGGACCGGCCAGGCGCCGCGGGCTGGCCGCCGGGCACCCAGGACCAGATCGGCACGCCCGGCGCGCACCAGCTCCAGCATCGGGGCCAGTTGTGCAGGATCCAGCGAACCGTCGCAATCGCAGAAGGCCACAAACTCCGCCGTGGCAGCCACCAGGCCAGCATGGGCTGCCGCACCAAAGCCGCGCCGCGGTTCATGAACGACGGCGGCCCCCAGACTGGCGGCGAGCTTTCCGGAGCCATCGGTACAGCCGTTGTCCACCACTATTGCCCGGTATCCGGGCGGCAGGGCCGCCAGTACGTGGGGGAGGGCCGAAAGCTCGTTGAGGCAGGGCAGCACGACATCCACCAGCACGGCGGGTGCGCCGCCGGCGTCGTCGTCCGCTGTGCAGGGGGCGCTGGCCGTGCCGGTTCCATCGTGCGAACTGCTCTGTCTTTTCTCCACCCTTCGACCGTAGAATCCGCGGGCCCGGCGCGGCAGGTGGAAATCCTTACGGAACCGGGACGCTTGCCCTCCGGCAGCCCTCTACAGACCCAAAGTGGCGTCCACGAACCTATGCTGGGAACGTGAATAGTGTCCAGCCCGACGCGGACGCCCGGGACGTTGGCAACCGGCGCATCCTGCTCGTTGAAGACGAGGCCACCATCGCCCAGGTGGTGCACGACTATTTGGTGCTGGCTGGTTTCCAGGTGGATATGGCAGGTGACGGATTCAGTGCCCTGCACCTGGCCCGGACGCACAAACCGGACCTGATCATCCTGGACCGTATGCTGCCTGGTTTGGACGGGGCGGAGGTATGCCGGCGGATCCGGCTCACCCAGTCCATGCCCATCATCATGCTCACCGCGCTGGGCACCGAGGACGACCGCATCCTGGGCCTGGAAATGGGCGCTGATGACTACGTCACCAAGCCCTTCTCGCCCCGAGAGCTGGTGCTCCGGGTGAAGTCCGTGCTGCGCCGCAGCGTCAAGGAATTCACCCCGGAACCGCCCGTGGAGCTGGCCGGCTTTGCCCTCAACCCGGCCTCGCGCATCGTCAGATACCGCGATACGAACCTCACACTGACAGCTAGGGAATTCGATCTTCTGGCGTTCTTTTTGCGCCGCCCCAACCAGGTCTTCAGCCGCGACGTACTCATCAAGGCCGTTTGGGGCTGGGACTTTGGCGATCTGTCAACGGTGACAGTGCACGTGCGCCGGCTGCGCGAAAAAATCGAGGCCAACCCCACCACGCCCGTGCTGCTGAAAACGGTGTGGGGCGTGGGGTACAGGTTCGACGACGGCACGGAG
Proteins encoded:
- a CDS encoding DUF2064 domain-containing protein, with the protein product MTLTIAVIAKECIPGKAKTRLTPPLTPAQAAALAQTSLSQTLETVRSFPAARRLLVFEGTPHRRDAAGFDVVAQGGGRLDERLAVICSLVTGPLLILGMDTPQFSLAPLARLVADWSAPTPRHDAWIGPATDGGFWALGLHRPYGSLVRGVEMSTPQTGAHQLARLASAGLAVGLLPTLTDVDHFADALAVARACSGTPFARAVDRLALGLPTAKVPVPVPTGAATGGAAQR
- a CDS encoding sortase domain-bontaining protein; the protein is MRTTDHGRRGGFLAPAAAGVLLLLALAGCAAGTSGTPDAGAMPSASASSSVPASPPSAPSPPTAPPAAAPAAAAQQLPVLGASAPVTLSIASIGVRTDLLHLGLRENGSLEVPQDTGSGAPASWYNGSPTPGERGPSVMLGHVNALGSNQGVFADLRKLTPGTEINVSRTDGSTAVFTVDRGALYSKNGFPTLEVYGNTPGAELRLITCDGYDPATGLFDDNYVIYAKLKA
- a CDS encoding molybdopterin-dependent oxidoreductase; the encoded protein is MDRLTTLLQQRMDAVNGRFSSRLRSKRLTVVLGRWLGMAFTVCFLTGLFSHLLQDPPGWMLFPTRPVWVYAATQGIHVTTGIASIPLLAAKLWSAFPELLRWPPLKSVVHALERASIALFVSASLVEVTIGLLNTFQWYPWPFSFKDVHYWLGWVIIGSLALHIAVKLPLIRAHWSRRSEASAIAGEAAEAAPERETVPAAMAPATRPGWSRRGFLAAMTAGTGVVVLTTAGQSFAWLAGLNLFAPRRMDAGPQGVPINRTAAQAGVEGAALAPDWVLTVASGSVHKTLTLSQLTALPQHSYGLPIACVEGWSQGAQWRGVRIRDLMALVGAPADAGLQISSLEQGGVYGRSFMPAAYSQDEKTLLALELNGAPLDLDHGYPARIIAPGRPGVLQTKWVHRVEVI
- a CDS encoding glycosyltransferase 87 family protein, which encodes MNELTPRRARAGQAPGPAGNSSAGSGPRHAGATMAALALVALLAGSVWWTVTTDPSAEWVSPLGALAAWVFFLPAALMARRMPARHAAAVVLLGSLLLGTAAISAAPATSNDSARYAWDGIVQKEGISPYRYVPADEALRQLRPEWLFQDAGPDGTCHTNPFSSGTETTTSIPGGGTLCTAINRPSVPTVYPAVAELYFLAVRLIPGADVGFIAFQLVGLLLSLAVTVLLLTFLRRTGRPAHQAVWWAWSPLVAFEAINGAHVDTLCAALALAAALLLVGQRTLGSGMAFGAAVATKLIPAISAPALLYRQPVRFVAAAAATFAAAYVPYVLASGWTVLGYLPTYLKSEGYDGQDSPRFTLLKLVLPASWAMPAALVLLLGLAVYVWRTTNAARPWDGQVFMVGGTLLLVSPSYPWYALLLLPFVVLSRRYEFTAIAPVLAMMYFTGAEPYGQLVARLGLGAAVALIVVATVVRQRRSTG
- a CDS encoding glycosyltransferase family 2 protein; translated protein: MEKRQSSSHDGTGTASAPCTADDDAGGAPAVLVDVVLPCLNELSALPHVLAALPPGYRAIVVDNGCTDGSGKLAASLGAAVVHEPRRGFGAAAHAGLVAATAEFVAFCDCDGSLDPAQLAPMLELVRAGRADLVLGARRPARGAWPVHARLANIVLSRRLRRLTGIPVTDLGPLRLARRTALLGLDLTDRRSGYPLEMFLKAHRDGWRVAEIPVAYAPRLGKSKVTGTVRGTLTALKDMRAQLAAASRWTPATGAGRPTAGGPPPEARGATP
- a CDS encoding response regulator transcription factor, whose protein sequence is MNSVQPDADARDVGNRRILLVEDEATIAQVVHDYLVLAGFQVDMAGDGFSALHLARTHKPDLIILDRMLPGLDGAEVCRRIRLTQSMPIIMLTALGTEDDRILGLEMGADDYVTKPFSPRELVLRVKSVLRRSVKEFTPEPPVELAGFALNPASRIVRYRDTNLTLTAREFDLLAFFLRRPNQVFSRDVLIKAVWGWDFGDLSTVTVHVRRLREKIEANPTTPVLLKTVWGVGYRFDDGTEPASHD
- a CDS encoding class I SAM-dependent methyltransferase, with protein sequence MSTQTASTNTGPWAGGGSAGGSIPVALFGQGGHEPYAGSLSLGLGHLTLRPESARPEPIGPVHFSMQGWSAPATACERELLRTLRGPVLDVGCGPGRMLAAAGELGLVAMGVDASAPAVRAATSRGAVAIHSSIFDPVPHEGGWASALLLDGNIGIGGNIRVLLERVAALLAPCGQALAEAEISDSLDVAYLAVLEDSAGRASAAFPWARAGAKALAAHAARAGLVSVATRTVQGRVFLTLERRV